In Acinetobacter sp. C32I, one genomic interval encodes:
- the tpiA gene encoding triose-phosphate isomerase, whose product MSNSSIIPWVVGNWKMNPMHANAFQLVEEFKQLLQQENIAAEQCHIGVAPTAIALSGIQTQFKDAARTIDTVAQDVSRVAGTGAYTGEVSAELLKDSGIEFVLIGHSERRELFGDNVEILKAKLQNALSAGLNIIYCVGESLEQREQGAAEQVVLQQICDIAAVVKAEQWQKIVVAYEPIWAIGTGKTASPADAQAMHAKIREGLKQLTAFGAEMAILYGGSVKAENAVELAACPDINGALVGGASLNAQSFYQIAKAFAQSK is encoded by the coding sequence ATGTCGAACTCGAGCATTATTCCTTGGGTTGTTGGCAATTGGAAAATGAATCCAATGCATGCGAATGCTTTCCAATTAGTAGAAGAATTTAAACAGTTATTACAACAGGAAAATATTGCAGCAGAGCAGTGCCATATTGGTGTTGCGCCAACTGCAATCGCGTTAAGCGGTATTCAGACACAATTTAAAGATGCAGCGAGAACGATTGATACCGTTGCCCAAGATGTTTCCCGTGTTGCTGGGACAGGTGCTTATACTGGTGAGGTGAGCGCTGAACTGTTAAAAGACAGTGGTATTGAGTTTGTTTTAATTGGACATTCTGAGCGCCGTGAGTTATTCGGTGACAATGTCGAAATCTTAAAAGCAAAATTACAAAATGCGTTAAGTGCTGGCCTTAACATTATTTATTGTGTAGGCGAGAGTTTAGAGCAGCGTGAGCAAGGTGCAGCAGAGCAAGTAGTATTACAACAAATTTGTGATATTGCCGCGGTAGTGAAAGCTGAACAATGGCAAAAGATTGTGGTAGCGTATGAGCCGATTTGGGCAATCGGGACAGGCAAGACTGCTTCTCCTGCTGATGCTCAAGCGATGCATGCAAAAATTCGTGAAGGTTTGAAGCAACTCACGGCATTCGGTGCGGAGATGGCCATCCTCTATGGCGGTAGTGTCAAGGCTGAAAATGCAGTTGAATTAGCGGCATGTCCAGATATTAACGGTGCTTTGGTCGGTGGTGCATCTTTAAATGCGCAATCGTTTTACCAAATCGCAAAAGCATTTGCACAAAGCAAATAA
- the secG gene encoding preprotein translocase subunit SecG yields MYSFILVVHIILAILIIALVLVQQGKGAEAGASFGGGGAATVFGASGAGNFLTRLTAIFTALFFITSLTLAVFAKKQTTDAYSLKTVQTTTSAPATSPETSSNAPKTTE; encoded by the coding sequence ATGTATAGTTTTATACTCGTTGTACATATCATTTTGGCAATTTTAATTATTGCTTTGGTCTTGGTACAACAAGGTAAAGGTGCAGAAGCTGGTGCATCGTTTGGTGGTGGCGGTGCTGCAACTGTATTTGGTGCTTCAGGTGCGGGTAACTTTTTAACGCGTTTAACTGCGATTTTTACTGCATTGTTTTTTATCACCAGTTTGACTTTGGCTGTGTTTGCCAAGAAACAAACGACGGATGCATATAGTCTAAAAACTGTCCAAACAACGACGTCTGCGCCAGCAACATCGCCTGAAACTTCATCAAACGCACCAAAAACAACTGAATAA
- the rimP gene encoding ribosome maturation factor RimP yields MKLSNKSQALHDLIAPAVAACGVDLWGIEFLPQGKRSLLRIYIDKAIDENAEPVLNEDGEVELGRGIGVQDCVLVTQQVGAMLDVHDPISGEYALEVSSPGWDRPFFQLNQLPAYIGHQVALRLIAAVENRRKFQAKLLSVDLENELIQVEVEGQHVLEIDSNNIDKANLIYQD; encoded by the coding sequence ATGAAATTATCAAATAAATCTCAAGCATTGCATGATCTAATCGCCCCAGCTGTCGCTGCGTGTGGTGTAGATCTGTGGGGGATTGAATTCCTGCCACAAGGTAAACGTTCTCTATTACGCATTTATATTGATAAAGCGATAGATGAGAATGCTGAACCTGTCTTAAATGAAGATGGTGAAGTTGAACTCGGGCGTGGTATTGGCGTTCAAGATTGTGTTCTCGTGACACAACAAGTGGGTGCAATGCTTGATGTTCATGATCCAATTTCAGGTGAATATGCTTTGGAAGTATCTTCGCCAGGTTGGGATCGTCCATTTTTCCAATTGAACCAGCTGCCTGCCTACATTGGGCATCAAGTGGCTTTACGATTAATTGCTGCTGTCGAGAACCGTCGTAAATTCCAAGCCAAATTACTTTCTGTAGACTTAGAGAATGAACTGATTCAGGTCGAAGTTGAAGGTCAGCATGTGCTTGAAATTGATAGTAATAATATTGATAAAGCAAATTTAATCTATCAAGACTAA
- the nusA gene encoding transcription termination factor NusA: MGREILTVAETVSNEKGVSREAIFQALEQALVAATKKKFYEGTRSEEAQLRVEIDRKTGDYRTFRQWTVVADEDHEMPACQDAISDVDPSQWSIGDVRELEVESIEFGRIAAQIAKQVIVQKIREAERALVADAYESKVGELIYGEVKKQTKDGFIIDLGDNAEAYLAREETIHKEILRPKQRINAILYNVNREGRGAQLLLSRARPEMLIALMKKEIPEISEEIIEIKAAARQPGVRAKIAVKTNDHRIDPVGACIGMRGTRIQAVQQELNGERIDVVVWSDDPAQYIASALEPADVSGIVLDEDARSADIIFATNDQLARAIGSQGQNVRLASELTGYKLDMMLEEEYRARQQNEAQQYLDMFITRLDIEEDLAMALVEMGFTSLEEIAYVPAETFDEIELEADLVELLQSRAKEAALTDALKQQENIQEPSAELLGMEGMTTEIAYALAARGVVTVDDLADQATDDISDIEGLGHDKAGQLIMKARESWFN, from the coding sequence ATGGGCCGCGAAATTCTTACCGTTGCAGAAACGGTTAGTAATGAAAAAGGTGTTAGTCGTGAAGCGATCTTCCAAGCGTTAGAGCAAGCACTGGTTGCGGCAACGAAGAAAAAGTTTTACGAAGGCACACGTTCAGAAGAAGCTCAACTTCGTGTTGAGATTGATCGTAAAACAGGTGATTACCGTACCTTCCGTCAGTGGACTGTGGTTGCGGATGAAGATCATGAAATGCCAGCATGCCAAGACGCAATTTCTGATGTAGATCCATCACAATGGTCAATTGGTGATGTGCGTGAGTTGGAAGTCGAGTCGATTGAATTCGGTCGTATCGCTGCACAAATCGCAAAACAAGTCATCGTACAAAAGATCCGTGAAGCAGAGCGCGCACTTGTTGCCGATGCTTATGAATCTAAAGTGGGTGAGTTGATTTACGGTGAAGTGAAAAAGCAAACTAAAGATGGCTTTATCATTGATCTAGGCGACAACGCTGAAGCATATTTAGCACGTGAAGAAACGATTCACAAAGAAATTTTACGCCCTAAACAGCGTATCAATGCAATCTTGTATAACGTCAACCGTGAAGGCCGTGGTGCACAATTATTATTGTCGCGTGCGCGTCCTGAGATGTTAATTGCATTGATGAAAAAAGAGATTCCAGAAATTTCTGAAGAAATCATTGAAATTAAAGCAGCTGCTCGTCAACCGGGTGTTCGTGCTAAAATTGCAGTGAAAACCAATGACCATCGTATTGACCCTGTGGGTGCATGTATTGGTATGCGTGGTACACGTATCCAAGCAGTACAACAAGAGTTAAACGGTGAGCGTATTGATGTCGTGGTGTGGTCTGATGATCCAGCACAATATATTGCAAGCGCATTAGAGCCAGCTGATGTATCAGGTATTGTATTAGATGAAGATGCACGCAGTGCAGATATCATCTTCGCAACCAATGATCAGTTAGCACGTGCGATTGGTTCGCAAGGACAAAATGTTCGTTTAGCATCGGAATTGACGGGTTATAAACTCGACATGATGTTAGAAGAAGAGTATCGTGCTCGTCAGCAAAATGAAGCGCAACAGTATTTAGACATGTTTATTACACGTCTTGATATTGAAGAAGACTTGGCAATGGCCTTAGTCGAAATGGGCTTCACTTCGTTGGAAGAGATTGCGTATGTACCTGCTGAAACATTTGACGAAATCGAGCTTGAAGCAGATTTAGTTGAATTGCTTCAAAGTCGTGCGAAAGAAGCTGCTTTAACAGATGCATTGAAACAGCAAGAAAATATTCAAGAGCCAAGTGCAGAACTTCTCGGTATGGAAGGTATGACGACTGAGATTGCGTATGCATTGGCGGCGCGTGGTGTGGTTACTGTTGATGATTTGGCGGACCAAGCAACTGATGATATCTCTGATATCGAAGGTTTGGGTCATGACAAAGCGGGTCAGTTAATTATGAAAGCACGTGAATCATGGTTTAACTAG
- the infB gene encoding translation initiation factor IF-2 has protein sequence MTDKSIQELALSVERPVEKLLEQVREAGLPQRKADDIITTEQQDTLVNHLKKVHGQESGNTGKIALKRKTTSTAKVTSTSGKAKSINVEVRKKQVFAKPNPELLAAEAKARVEADAKVRAEQKVRDEADQKARHSAEQKANATLEAMRAAHTSDSSGQAPAKAAVVVKKRNSDKVIKAPVIRPTETPEQKRAREEQTAQLKATEEAVRRKAAEEAQQRTLEQMRKMASKYSSDDATTTIRVIDDSPLAAGLVGQAYEDSFNKEDREIKRGGATANPRAGKKGGRGGDAQAEQSFSKSHHKRGLKTSQANKHGFEKPVKKQIYDVEIGEKIIVADLAQKMAVKVREVIKTLMKMGELVTQNQAIDQDTAVLVVEELGHNPVLVSDTQAEDNLLVAAEEARGEQTTRPPVVTIMGHVDHGKTSLLDRIRRSKVAAGEAGGITQHIGAYHVETEKGIITFLDTPGHAAFTSMRARGAKATDIVVLVVAADDGVMPQTAEAIDHARAAGTPIIVAINKMDKESADVDRVLNELTTKGIVPEEWGGDVPIAKVSAHSGAGIDGLLDLILIQAELMELKASAEGAAQGVVIEARVDKGRGAVTSILVQNGTLNIGDLVLAGSSYGRVRAMSDENGQRITSAGPSIPVEILGLPEAPMAGDEVLVVNDEKKAREVADARADRERQKRLERASSMRLENIMASMGKKDVPTVNVVLKTDVRGTLEALHVALDELATDEVKVRVIGSGVGAITESDVTLAESSEAVLLGFNVRADNTARQKADQDSIDIRYYSIIYQLIDDVKAAMSGKLAPEHRETILGVAEVREVFHSSKFGAAAGCMVLEGVLHRNKPIRVLRDDVVVFQGELESLRRYKEVVEEVRAGMECGLAVKGYKDIKAQDKIEVYDVQLIKRSL, from the coding sequence ATGACGGACAAGTCGATTCAAGAGTTAGCGCTCAGCGTAGAACGTCCTGTAGAGAAACTCCTAGAGCAGGTTCGCGAAGCAGGTCTACCACAGCGTAAAGCAGATGACATTATTACCACTGAACAGCAAGATACTTTGGTCAATCACTTGAAAAAAGTACATGGTCAGGAAAGTGGTAACACAGGAAAGATTGCGTTGAAACGTAAAACAACGAGTACTGCTAAAGTAACAAGTACTTCAGGTAAAGCGAAAAGCATTAATGTTGAAGTTCGCAAGAAACAAGTTTTTGCTAAGCCAAATCCAGAGTTACTTGCAGCAGAAGCAAAAGCGCGTGTAGAAGCTGATGCAAAAGTCCGTGCTGAACAAAAAGTACGTGATGAAGCAGATCAAAAAGCTCGTCACAGTGCAGAACAAAAAGCCAATGCAACTTTAGAAGCGATGCGTGCTGCGCATACTTCTGATAGTTCAGGTCAAGCACCTGCAAAAGCAGCAGTTGTGGTGAAAAAACGTAATAGCGACAAGGTCATTAAAGCCCCAGTTATTCGTCCAACAGAAACACCAGAACAAAAGCGCGCACGTGAAGAGCAAACTGCTCAGTTGAAAGCTACTGAAGAAGCAGTACGTCGTAAGGCGGCTGAAGAAGCACAGCAGCGTACGCTTGAACAAATGCGTAAAATGGCATCAAAATATTCAAGTGATGATGCGACGACAACTATTCGCGTGATTGATGATTCACCTTTAGCCGCAGGTCTTGTTGGCCAAGCGTATGAAGATTCCTTTAACAAGGAAGACCGTGAAATCAAACGTGGTGGTGCAACAGCAAACCCACGTGCTGGTAAAAAAGGCGGTCGTGGTGGTGATGCACAAGCAGAACAAAGCTTCAGCAAAAGCCATCATAAGCGTGGTTTAAAAACCAGCCAAGCGAATAAACATGGTTTTGAAAAACCAGTTAAAAAGCAAATTTATGATGTTGAGATCGGTGAAAAAATCATCGTTGCTGATCTAGCACAAAAAATGGCAGTTAAAGTTCGTGAAGTAATCAAGACCCTTATGAAAATGGGTGAGCTTGTAACTCAGAACCAAGCCATTGATCAAGATACTGCTGTTCTTGTGGTTGAAGAATTGGGCCATAACCCTGTTTTAGTTTCGGATACGCAAGCAGAAGATAACTTATTGGTTGCTGCTGAAGAAGCACGTGGTGAGCAAACGACTCGTCCACCAGTGGTAACGATCATGGGTCACGTTGACCATGGTAAAACGTCATTACTGGATCGTATCCGTCGCTCTAAAGTGGCTGCGGGTGAAGCGGGTGGTATCACCCAGCATATCGGTGCTTATCACGTTGAAACTGAGAAAGGGATTATTACTTTCCTCGATACACCGGGACACGCAGCGTTTACTTCTATGCGTGCACGTGGTGCAAAAGCGACTGATATCGTGGTCCTTGTTGTTGCGGCTGATGATGGTGTAATGCCACAAACTGCAGAAGCAATTGACCATGCACGTGCTGCGGGTACGCCGATCATTGTTGCCATCAACAAGATGGACAAAGAGTCAGCTGACGTAGACCGTGTATTAAACGAATTGACCACCAAAGGGATCGTACCTGAAGAGTGGGGCGGTGATGTGCCAATTGCCAAAGTATCAGCACATTCTGGTGCAGGTATTGACGGTTTACTTGATTTGATCTTGATCCAAGCTGAATTGATGGAGCTTAAAGCTTCGGCAGAAGGCGCGGCGCAAGGTGTGGTTATTGAAGCACGTGTCGACAAAGGTCGTGGTGCGGTAACCTCGATTCTGGTACAAAACGGTACCTTGAACATTGGTGACTTGGTTCTTGCTGGTTCATCTTATGGTCGTGTTCGTGCGATGTCGGATGAAAATGGTCAACGTATTACTTCTGCTGGTCCATCAATTCCAGTTGAAATCTTAGGTTTACCAGAAGCACCAATGGCGGGTGATGAAGTTCTTGTTGTGAACGATGAGAAGAAAGCGCGTGAAGTTGCTGATGCTCGTGCAGATCGCGAACGTCAAAAACGTCTTGAGCGTGCAAGCTCGATGCGTCTTGAAAACATCATGGCATCAATGGGCAAGAAAGATGTTCCTACAGTGAACGTGGTACTCAAAACTGACGTACGCGGTACTTTAGAAGCATTGCATGTTGCACTTGATGAACTTGCGACTGATGAAGTTAAAGTCCGTGTTATCGGTTCTGGTGTCGGTGCGATCACTGAATCAGATGTGACTTTGGCTGAATCTTCTGAAGCGGTGTTGCTAGGCTTTAACGTACGTGCTGACAATACTGCGCGTCAAAAAGCGGACCAAGATAGTATCGATATTCGTTACTACAGCATTATTTATCAATTGATTGATGATGTTAAAGCAGCAATGAGCGGTAAGCTTGCGCCTGAACACCGTGAGACTATCTTGGGTGTTGCTGAAGTGCGTGAAGTGTTCCACTCAAGTAAGTTTGGTGCGGCAGCGGGCTGTATGGTTCTTGAAGGTGTATTACACCGTAACAAGCCAATTCGCGTATTACGTGATGACGTGGTTGTGTTCCAAGGTGAGCTTGAATCTCTTCGTCGCTATAAAGAAGTGGTTGAAGAAGTTCGTGCTGGCATGGAATGTGGTCTTGCAGTCAAAGGCTATAAAGACATCAAAGCACAAGATAAGATCGAAGTGTATGATGTTCAATTGATTAAACGGAGTCTTTAA
- a CDS encoding ribosome-binding factor A has product MAGSQRLKRMADSVQRELSELIRQELKDPRLGGLVTISAVKVSADMGYAEVYVTVMGRELGDDQSEVANKETLDVLNKASGFLRHELSRRIKTRVTPRLRFHYDKTNAYGNYMFGLIAEAVKDLPEQEQDEQK; this is encoded by the coding sequence ATGGCGGGTAGCCAACGCTTAAAGCGCATGGCGGATTCAGTACAGCGTGAGTTGTCTGAGCTTATCCGTCAGGAGCTTAAAGATCCACGTCTGGGTGGTCTGGTGACCATCTCAGCCGTGAAAGTCAGTGCAGATATGGGTTATGCCGAAGTTTATGTCACGGTAATGGGACGTGAACTCGGTGATGATCAAAGTGAAGTTGCGAATAAAGAAACTTTAGATGTATTGAATAAAGCATCTGGTTTCTTGCGCCATGAATTGAGTCGTCGCATTAAAACTCGCGTGACGCCTCGTTTACGTTTTCACTATGACAAAACCAATGCCTACGGTAATTATATGTTTGGTCTGATTGCGGAAGCTGTGAAGGATTTACCTGAACAAGAGCAAGACGAACAAAAGTAA
- a CDS encoding Na+/H+ antiporter subunit G produces the protein MQLILEIVVSFFVVFGAFFMLIGSIGMIRLPDLFMRLHAPTKSSTLGLGSFLIAAMIFAAMHGRFGFAELLITLFAFITAPVSANLMAQAAIHLRLRSTSGDVPEALNRPLPWQRYRRHPLKKD, from the coding sequence ATGCAACTGATTCTTGAGATTGTCGTTTCATTTTTTGTGGTGTTTGGTGCGTTCTTTATGCTGATCGGTTCGATTGGCATGATTCGCCTCCCCGACTTATTTATGCGTCTGCATGCACCGACCAAATCCAGTACTTTAGGCCTTGGTAGCTTTCTGATCGCAGCCATGATTTTTGCTGCAATGCATGGTCGTTTTGGGTTTGCTGAGCTACTGATTACCTTATTTGCCTTTATCACTGCCCCTGTATCGGCCAATTTGATGGCACAAGCAGCCATCCATTTACGCTTACGTTCAACCAGTGGTGATGTGCCAGAAGCTTTAAATCGTCCATTGCCTTGGCAACGTTATCGTCGCCATCCATTGAAAAAGGATTAA
- a CDS encoding monovalent cation/H+ antiporter subunit F has translation MTILPYALGIGLIAITISMFLCLIRLIAGPSVIDRLLALDTLFLNATCLIVVLGIYWVSTNLFEGALLVAMLGFVSTAALARYFTTGHVID, from the coding sequence ATGACTATTTTGCCTTATGCATTGGGTATCGGTTTAATTGCCATTACCATCTCTATGTTTCTGTGCTTGATTCGCCTGATTGCGGGCCCTTCGGTGATTGATCGACTCTTGGCACTCGATACTTTATTTCTCAATGCCACCTGTCTGATCGTGGTCTTAGGCATTTATTGGGTCAGCACCAATCTATTCGAAGGTGCACTCTTGGTTGCAATGCTCGGCTTTGTCTCTACTGCCGCGCTTGCTCGTTACTTCACTACAGGTCATGTAATTGACTAA
- a CDS encoding Na+/H+ antiporter subunit E — MQKLSLLERWFPHPFVSVLIFLSWLMLAHSLDLTDILMALILAVVIARLVSPFIARTPHIHWLPAMKLVFVVLWDIVISNFRVAKMVLGPMDQLHPKWYRVPLETEHEQVNTLLAMIITTTPGTVSAGIDQERGDILVHALSSDNTELDIQDIKKRYETPLIEIFDVKITEGANK; from the coding sequence ATGCAAAAACTATCTTTGCTGGAGCGTTGGTTCCCACATCCATTTGTGTCAGTGCTGATTTTCTTGAGCTGGTTGATGCTGGCGCATAGTCTGGATCTGACCGATATTTTAATGGCGTTGATTCTCGCTGTGGTGATTGCACGGCTGGTCAGTCCATTTATTGCCAGAACACCGCATATTCATTGGCTTCCTGCGATGAAACTGGTCTTTGTAGTGCTGTGGGATATTGTGATTTCCAACTTCCGTGTTGCCAAAATGGTGCTTGGTCCAATGGATCAATTACACCCTAAATGGTATCGCGTTCCATTGGAAACTGAACATGAACAAGTGAATACTTTGCTGGCGATGATTATCACCACCACACCGGGTACGGTTTCAGCCGGAATCGATCAGGAACGTGGAGATATTCTGGTACATGCACTCAGTTCAGATAATACCGAACTGGATATTCAAGACATTAAAAAACGTTATGAAACGCCTTTAATCGAAATCTTTGATGTCAAGATTACAGAAGGAGCAAATAAATGA
- a CDS encoding monovalent cation/H+ antiporter subunit D has product MFDFYSFWHAHAPIISILIPAFTSFILVLLGNPGSGSLKQDWRQPWRRGISIASAVLGLITAISYLSIASTGQITVYQLSEWSAPFGIVLVLDRLSAFMLVLTYILAVPVIWYASENWDTRGRYFHTMVHFLLMGITGAFLTGDLFNLFVFFEILLMASYVLLLHGQGRPRFQLGVHYVTINLLASALFLIGLGMIYGSVGSLNMADVGRLVSSLDGDQHKLAVAGGLLLFVVFGIKAAMLPVGFWLPKTYAVASTPVAAIFTIMTKVGIYAILRVNGTVFDDAMAQSIFKNCLLIIGLVTSLYGVIGAIGAERLRRFVGFMVLSSIGTLLISIAMFNTQAWAAALYYLVHSTLIAAAFYLFCGWMTSQRGAFKDHLKVAPRIKQEKAAAFTYFTIALMMAGLPPFSGFLGKVFILQATAETPYQGWIIAVILIVSLLSIIAMTRVGFILFWRATPPEEDQNEAAYAEYQALPELAPKRNDTAIYILLGALMLYVVCAAPIQNYTLATAQQIQNHALYNQTILKHDAQGRPISVQPYDPSYLPETKYGGEVEDPNALLIPDIISKPTLQGEHISEYKQRQIAEQVLEAPTIPNSTQLKPMEDH; this is encoded by the coding sequence ATGTTTGATTTTTACAGTTTCTGGCACGCTCACGCTCCAATTATCAGTATCTTAATTCCAGCATTCACCAGTTTTATTCTGGTGTTATTGGGCAATCCAGGTTCAGGTTCTTTAAAGCAAGATTGGCGTCAACCTTGGCGTCGCGGAATTAGTATTGCTTCGGCCGTTTTGGGCTTAATCACGGCAATCAGCTATCTGAGTATTGCCAGCACAGGCCAAATTACAGTTTATCAGCTCAGTGAATGGTCGGCGCCATTCGGGATTGTCTTAGTCCTTGATCGCCTATCTGCCTTTATGTTGGTCCTGACCTATATTCTTGCAGTACCCGTGATTTGGTATGCCAGTGAGAACTGGGATACACGTGGGCGCTATTTCCATACCATGGTGCATTTCCTGCTCATGGGAATCACAGGTGCCTTCCTGACAGGCGACTTATTCAACTTATTCGTCTTCTTCGAAATCCTGCTGATGGCTTCTTATGTGCTGTTATTGCATGGTCAAGGTCGTCCACGTTTCCAGCTTGGGGTGCATTACGTCACCATTAACTTGCTGGCCTCTGCCCTATTCCTGATTGGTCTAGGCATGATTTACGGCAGTGTCGGCAGTTTGAATATGGCTGATGTCGGTCGTCTGGTATCAAGTCTAGATGGCGATCAGCACAAGCTTGCCGTTGCAGGTGGACTATTGCTGTTTGTGGTGTTTGGTATTAAAGCTGCGATGTTGCCTGTCGGCTTCTGGTTACCGAAAACCTATGCGGTTGCAAGCACACCGGTCGCTGCGATTTTTACCATTATGACCAAAGTGGGTATTTATGCCATTTTACGTGTCAATGGCACTGTGTTTGATGATGCCATGGCACAAAGCATTTTCAAGAATTGCTTGTTGATCATTGGTTTGGTGACTTCCCTTTATGGTGTAATTGGTGCAATTGGCGCTGAACGCTTACGCCGTTTTGTTGGCTTCATGGTGCTGTCATCGATTGGTACTTTGCTGATTTCAATTGCCATGTTCAATACACAGGCATGGGCCGCAGCACTGTATTATTTAGTTCACAGTACCTTGATCGCAGCAGCTTTCTATTTATTCTGTGGCTGGATGACCTCGCAACGTGGCGCTTTTAAAGATCATTTAAAAGTTGCACCACGAATCAAACAGGAAAAAGCAGCTGCTTTTACTTACTTTACCATCGCCTTAATGATGGCAGGTTTACCTCCATTCAGCGGCTTTCTAGGTAAAGTCTTCATCTTGCAAGCTACTGCTGAGACACCCTATCAAGGCTGGATCATCGCAGTGATTCTGATTGTGAGCTTGCTCAGCATTATTGCCATGACACGCGTTGGCTTTATTTTGTTCTGGCGTGCAACACCACCTGAAGAAGATCAGAATGAAGCGGCTTATGCTGAGTATCAAGCCCTACCCGAGCTTGCACCAAAGCGGAATGATACTGCGATCTATATTTTACTTGGCGCATTAATGCTTTATGTGGTTTGTGCAGCGCCGATTCAGAACTATACGCTTGCAACAGCACAGCAAATTCAGAATCACGCGCTTTATAACCAGACCATTCTGAAACATGATGCACAAGGTCGCCCGATCAGCGTACAGCCTTATGATCCAAGCTACTTACCTGAAACCAAGTATGGTGGTGAAGTTGAAGATCCGAACGCCTTGCTGATTCCAGATATTATTTCTAAGCCAACCTTACAAGGCGAACATATTTCTGAATATAAGCAACGCCAAATTGCGGAGCAAGTCCTCGAAGCACCGACCATTCCGAATAGCACACAGTTAAAGCCAATGGAGGATCACTGA
- a CDS encoding Na+/H+ antiporter subunit C — MISIEFLLASGIGLLTATGIYLILRARTFPVVLGLAMIGYAVNLFLFAMGRLQINAPAVLTQATKVTDPLPQALVLTAIVIGFATTAFIVQLALRSRYESGTDHVDSKEEPTLTYDPREDEP; from the coding sequence ATGATTAGTATTGAATTTTTACTCGCGTCAGGGATTGGCTTACTCACGGCAACAGGTATTTATTTGATTCTGCGTGCCAGAACATTTCCAGTGGTCCTTGGTTTAGCCATGATTGGCTATGCCGTGAACTTGTTCCTATTTGCCATGGGCCGTCTGCAAATCAATGCACCTGCGGTGTTGACTCAGGCCACCAAAGTGACCGACCCACTCCCACAAGCACTGGTGTTAACGGCAATTGTGATTGGTTTCGCTACCACCGCCTTTATCGTGCAACTTGCCTTACGCAGTCGTTATGAATCTGGTACAGACCATGTCGACTCGAAAGAAGAACCCACCTTGACTTATGACCCACGTGAGGATGAGCCATAA